In Xanthomonas theicola, a single genomic region encodes these proteins:
- the murD gene encoding UDP-N-acetylmuramoyl-L-alanine--D-glutamate ligase, whose protein sequence is MRISQLEGLRVALWGWGREGRAAYRALRDVRDSGLGTRDSASLPLTVFCSADAAAEVAALHDPDLRVETEASTERLAAFDVVVKSPGISPYRPEVQAAAARGTRFVGGSALWFAEQAGPDGVVPGSVCITGTKGKSTTTALLAHLLRAGGHRTGLVGNIGVPLLDVLAPAPAPRYWAIELSSYQTGDVAGSGARPQLALALNVFPEHLDWHGSQARYVEDKLALVTRARPRIALLNAADPQLAALSLPDSEVRWFNRQDGWHMRGDVVHRGEVAVFDSARVPLPGRHNRGNLCAVLAAIEALGLDAAALAPAAVSFRPLPNRLQTLGERAGVAYVNDSISTTPHATLAALDCFGGRRIALLVGGHDRGLDWGDFVARMRHDAPLQIVTMGGNGPRIHALLAPLAARGGFDLHAAADLPAAVALARAALGGEGGVVLLSPGAPSFGAYRDYVARGRHFAELAGFDPEAISAIPGLGIA, encoded by the coding sequence GTGCGAATTTCGCAGCTTGAGGGCCTGCGTGTCGCGCTGTGGGGCTGGGGGCGCGAGGGGCGGGCGGCGTATCGTGCGTTGCGCGATGTGCGGGACTCGGGACTCGGGACTCGGGACTCGGCAAGCCTGCCGTTGACGGTGTTCTGTTCCGCCGACGCAGCCGCCGAGGTCGCCGCGCTGCACGATCCCGATCTGCGCGTGGAAACCGAGGCCAGTACCGAGCGGCTGGCCGCGTTCGACGTGGTTGTCAAGTCGCCGGGGATCAGCCCATACCGTCCCGAAGTGCAGGCCGCGGCGGCGCGCGGCACGCGTTTCGTCGGCGGCAGCGCGCTGTGGTTCGCCGAGCAAGCCGGGCCCGACGGGGTCGTGCCCGGCAGCGTGTGCATCACCGGCACCAAGGGCAAGAGCACCACCACCGCTTTGCTGGCGCACCTGCTGCGCGCCGGCGGCCACCGCACCGGCCTGGTCGGCAACATCGGCGTGCCGCTGCTGGACGTGCTGGCGCCGGCGCCGGCGCCGCGGTACTGGGCGATCGAACTGTCCAGCTACCAGACCGGTGACGTGGCCGGCAGCGGCGCGCGCCCGCAGTTGGCGCTGGCGCTGAACGTGTTCCCGGAACACCTGGACTGGCACGGCAGCCAAGCGCGTTACGTCGAGGACAAGCTGGCGCTGGTGACCCGGGCGCGGCCGCGCATCGCGCTGCTCAACGCCGCCGATCCGCAGCTGGCGGCATTGTCGCTGCCCGACAGCGAAGTGCGCTGGTTCAATCGCCAAGACGGCTGGCACATGCGCGGCGACGTCGTGCATCGCGGCGAAGTGGCGGTGTTCGACAGTGCGCGGGTACCGCTGCCGGGCCGGCACAACCGCGGCAATCTGTGCGCGGTGCTGGCGGCGATCGAGGCGCTGGGCCTGGACGCGGCGGCGCTGGCGCCGGCCGCCGTCAGCTTCCGGCCGCTGCCGAACCGGCTGCAGACGCTGGGCGAACGCGCCGGCGTGGCCTACGTCAACGACTCGATCAGCACCACCCCGCACGCCACGCTGGCGGCGTTGGACTGCTTCGGCGGGCGCCGCATCGCGCTGCTGGTCGGCGGTCACGACCGCGGCCTGGACTGGGGCGATTTCGTCGCCAGGATGCGCCATGACGCGCCGCTGCAGATCGTCACCATGGGCGGCAACGGCCCGCGCATCCATGCGCTGCTGGCGCCGCTGGCCGCGCGCGGCGGCTTCGACCTGCACGCCGCCGCGGATCTGCCGGCCGCCGTGGCGCTGGCGCGCGCGGCGCTGGGCGGGGAGGGCGGCGTGGTGCTGCTGTCGCCGGGCGCGCCCAGTTTCGGCGCCTACCGCGACTACGTGGCGCGCGGCCGCCATTTCGCCGAGCTGGCCGGGTTCGACCCGGAGGCGATCAGCGCGATCCCGGGGCTGGGGATCGCCTGA
- a CDS encoding dienelactone hydrolase family protein produces the protein MRTRSMQWWIGLLALALAPPVSALAAMQTRPVEWTVGTDRFSGLLVYDDGKQDKRPGLVMVPNWRGVNDAAIGKAKQLAGDDYVVLVADVYGKGKRPANDTEAGQFAGALKKDPATLRARALKAVEVLKAQAGSAPLDASRIGAVGFCFGGSTVLELVRAGAPLDGVVSLHGGLATLAPAAAGSAKTPLLVLNGADDKSVSRDDIATFEQEMNRAGADWQFVNFSGAVHCFAEADANSPPGCAYNARAARRAYRMLEDFFEERFAE, from the coding sequence ATGCGCACTCGTTCGATGCAGTGGTGGATCGGGTTGCTGGCCCTGGCCTTGGCGCCGCCGGTGTCGGCGTTGGCGGCAATGCAGACCAGGCCGGTGGAATGGACGGTTGGTACGGACCGCTTCAGCGGCCTGCTGGTCTATGACGATGGCAAGCAGGACAAGCGTCCGGGCCTGGTGATGGTGCCGAACTGGCGCGGTGTGAACGACGCGGCGATCGGCAAGGCCAAGCAACTGGCGGGCGACGACTACGTGGTGCTGGTGGCCGACGTCTACGGCAAGGGCAAGCGCCCGGCCAACGATACCGAGGCCGGGCAGTTCGCCGGCGCGTTGAAGAAGGACCCGGCGACGCTGCGCGCGCGTGCGCTGAAGGCGGTCGAGGTGCTGAAGGCGCAGGCCGGCTCGGCGCCGCTGGACGCGTCGCGGATCGGTGCGGTCGGCTTCTGCTTCGGCGGTAGCACGGTGCTGGAGCTGGTGCGCGCCGGTGCGCCGCTGGATGGCGTGGTCAGCCTGCACGGTGGCCTGGCCACACTGGCGCCGGCCGCCGCCGGCAGCGCCAAGACGCCGCTGCTGGTGCTCAACGGCGCCGACGACAAGAGCGTCAGTCGCGACGACATCGCCACCTTCGAGCAGGAGATGAACCGCGCCGGCGCCGATTGGCAGTTCGTCAACTTCAGTGGCGCGGTGCACTGCTTCGCCGAGGCGGACGCCAACAGCCCGCCCGGTTGCGCGTACAACGCCCGCGCAGCCAGGCGCGCCTATCGGATGCTGGAGGACTTCTTCGAGGAGCGTTTCGCCGAATGA
- a CDS encoding helix-hairpin-helix domain-containing protein encodes MDRFDAEQRALLLGIKGVGPTVVARLEQLGLHILEALAACTPHQLTAQAAALVGSTCWRNSPQAHAAMAAAIAAAQAHSAKRSSKKSSSIR; translated from the coding sequence ATGGACCGCTTCGACGCCGAGCAACGCGCGCTCCTGCTCGGCATCAAGGGTGTCGGCCCGACCGTGGTCGCGCGCCTGGAGCAACTCGGCCTGCATATCCTGGAAGCATTGGCCGCCTGCACGCCGCACCAGCTGACCGCGCAAGCCGCGGCACTGGTCGGCTCCACGTGCTGGCGCAACAGTCCACAAGCGCATGCGGCGATGGCCGCTGCCATCGCCGCGGCGCAGGCTCATTCGGCGAAACGCTCCTCGAAGAAGTCCTCCAGCATCCGATAG
- a CDS encoding polyprenyl synthetase family protein, giving the protein MSLAEDLRPALGLPQIQALAAPDMSAADALIRQRLASDVVLINQIAEHIVSAGGKRLRPMLVMLAGRACAGGGPLHHQLAVIVEFIHTSTLLHDDVVDESDLRRGRSTANALWGNAPSVLVGDFLYSRSFQLMVELDSMAVMRLLADTTNRIAEGEVLQLLHVHNPDTDEAAYLRVIERKTAVLFAAGTRLGAMASGASEDVQQRLYDYGMHLGYAFQIADDVLDYTADAADLGKNLGDDLAEGKATLPLIHAMAHADAASGRRLRHIVEQGDAQAMPDVLAAIQASGGLDYSRRRAAEYAAAAERALDGLPESQALAALRGLARYAIERSH; this is encoded by the coding sequence ATGAGCCTCGCCGAAGACCTCCGCCCCGCCCTGGGGCTGCCTCAGATCCAGGCGCTGGCCGCGCCCGACATGAGCGCCGCCGATGCCCTGATCCGCCAACGCCTGGCCTCGGACGTGGTGCTCATCAACCAGATCGCCGAGCACATCGTCTCCGCCGGCGGCAAACGCCTGCGGCCGATGCTGGTCATGCTGGCCGGGCGCGCCTGCGCCGGCGGCGGGCCGCTGCACCACCAGTTGGCGGTGATCGTGGAGTTCATCCATACCTCGACCCTGCTGCACGACGACGTGGTCGACGAATCGGACCTGCGCCGCGGCCGCAGCACCGCCAATGCGCTGTGGGGCAATGCGCCCAGCGTGCTGGTCGGCGATTTCCTGTATTCGCGCAGCTTCCAGCTGATGGTGGAACTGGACAGCATGGCGGTGATGCGGCTGCTCGCCGACACCACCAACCGCATCGCCGAAGGCGAAGTGCTGCAACTGCTGCATGTGCACAACCCGGATACCGACGAGGCCGCCTACCTGCGCGTGATCGAGCGCAAGACCGCGGTGTTGTTCGCCGCCGGCACCCGGCTCGGGGCCATGGCCTCCGGCGCGTCCGAAGACGTGCAGCAGCGCCTGTACGACTACGGCATGCACCTGGGCTACGCGTTCCAGATCGCCGACGACGTGCTCGACTATACCGCCGATGCCGCCGACCTGGGCAAGAACCTGGGCGACGACCTGGCCGAAGGCAAGGCCACGCTGCCGCTCATCCACGCGATGGCGCACGCCGACGCCGCCAGCGGCCGGCGCCTGCGCCACATCGTCGAACAGGGCGATGCGCAGGCGATGCCGGACGTGCTGGCGGCGATCCAGGCCAGCGGCGGACTCGACTACAGCCGCCGCCGCGCGGCCGAATACGCCGCCGCCGCCGAACGCGCGCTGGACGGGCTGCCGGAAAGCCAGGCCCTGGCCGCACTGCGCGGGCTGGCCCGCTACGCAATCGAACGCAGCCACTGA
- a CDS encoding single-stranded DNA-binding protein yields the protein MARGINKVILVGNLGNDPDTKYTQSGMAITRISLATTSVRKDKDGNQQERTEWHRVVFFGKLGEIAGEYLRKGSSVYVEGSIRYDKYTGQDGVEKYSTDIVADEMQMLGGRGEGGGDRPQRAAAPRQERPSQGGGGQDYAPRRQQPAPQQSAPMDDFADDDIPF from the coding sequence ATGGCACGCGGCATCAACAAAGTCATCCTCGTCGGCAACCTCGGCAACGATCCCGACACCAAGTACACCCAGTCCGGCATGGCGATCACCCGCATCAGCCTGGCCACCACCAGCGTGCGCAAGGACAAGGACGGCAACCAACAGGAGCGCACCGAGTGGCACCGCGTGGTGTTCTTCGGCAAGCTCGGCGAGATCGCCGGCGAGTATCTGCGCAAGGGCAGCTCGGTCTACGTCGAAGGCTCGATCCGCTACGACAAGTACACCGGCCAGGACGGCGTGGAGAAGTACTCCACCGACATCGTCGCCGACGAGATGCAGATGCTCGGTGGCCGTGGCGAAGGCGGCGGCGATCGCCCGCAGCGCGCGGCTGCGCCGCGGCAGGAGCGTCCCAGCCAGGGCGGCGGCGGGCAGGACTACGCCCCGCGTCGCCAGCAGCCGGCGCCGCAGCAGTCCGCGCCGATGGACGATTTCGCGGACGACGACATCCCGTTCTGA
- a CDS encoding LytR/AlgR family response regulator transcription factor, which yields MTHAAPTALIADDEPLLRDALARQLARVWPDLVIVAQARNGRETLQFFERHHVDIFFLDIRMPGLSGVEVAQAITRPAHVVFVTAHDDYAVQAFAQGALDYLVKPVEPERLANTVARLQARLRADQPPLVDVAEQLQRLAAQLAQARQAPYTPKQHLQWVHAQSGQTLRLIPVDAIDYFQSDTKYTRVAWHDDAGVACEAIVSMTLAQLVQALDPARFSQVHRSVLVNLHAVSHLVRGEHDTARVHLRRRKESLPVSRRYLPQFRAF from the coding sequence ATGACGCATGCTGCTCCCACTGCTCTAATTGCCGATGATGAACCGTTGCTGCGCGACGCCTTAGCAAGGCAGCTTGCCCGCGTGTGGCCAGATCTTGTGATCGTCGCGCAGGCGCGTAACGGACGTGAGACGCTGCAATTCTTTGAGCGGCATCATGTAGACATTTTTTTCCTAGACATTCGCATGCCTGGCCTTTCGGGCGTGGAAGTTGCTCAGGCAATTACTCGGCCCGCTCATGTAGTCTTTGTGACAGCCCATGACGACTACGCCGTGCAAGCGTTTGCCCAAGGAGCGCTTGATTACTTGGTCAAACCGGTTGAGCCGGAGCGCCTGGCCAACACGGTTGCCCGCCTTCAAGCAAGGCTAAGGGCCGATCAGCCGCCGCTTGTGGATGTTGCTGAGCAGTTGCAGCGATTGGCTGCACAGCTTGCCCAAGCCCGGCAAGCCCCATACACGCCAAAGCAACATCTGCAGTGGGTCCATGCCCAGTCAGGGCAAACGCTTCGCCTGATCCCGGTCGACGCCATCGATTACTTCCAGTCCGACACCAAATACACCCGCGTGGCCTGGCACGACGACGCGGGGGTTGCGTGTGAGGCGATTGTCAGTATGACGCTGGCTCAGCTCGTCCAGGCACTTGATCCAGCGCGCTTTTCCCAGGTGCACCGCTCGGTCCTGGTCAATCTGCACGCAGTCTCGCACTTGGTCCGGGGGGAGCATGACACCGCCCGGGTCCATCTGCGCCGGCGCAAAGAGTCGCTTCCAGTTAGTCGGCGCTACTTGCCACAATTTCGCGCCTTCTAA
- a CDS encoding sensor histidine kinase produces the protein MVAQHDFDRMSCSATLAMLALMTPHPPEPVLGKVPPFLNWRRVTTVAFICAVLSALLGLSWDRWIPLILRVFLIGFVALVVFTTLERWPKKLPSWLPRWVLQVTGVAACILPCTLSIYLLTTQAGAPPFWEDSERLNGFFMVTVTGLLIGPWVALAALVRQKDALARHQALTFEVQRIDLERQALDAKLQLLQRQVAPHFLFNTLANVQALIEVQSPQAPALMRNLIAYFRAAVPRLNDASTTLDEEVALTQAYLELMHMRMPDRLSYTFDVQIGSEEKIHCPSLALLTLVENAVKHGIDPCEDGGRIDIRAWSTDTHWYLAVEDTGAGLDASQPGLGTGLSTLRDRLRLAFGEQARLTLAGRAPHGTVAEIVLPRGRPS, from the coding sequence GTGGTGGCCCAACATGACTTCGACCGGATGAGCTGCTCTGCTACCTTGGCTATGCTTGCGCTCATGACGCCTCACCCGCCAGAACCTGTCCTTGGCAAAGTGCCGCCATTCTTGAACTGGCGCCGCGTGACCACGGTCGCATTCATCTGTGCGGTGCTCTCCGCGCTATTAGGGCTTAGCTGGGACCGATGGATCCCGCTTATCCTGCGTGTCTTCCTGATTGGCTTCGTGGCACTCGTGGTTTTTACAACGCTCGAGCGCTGGCCGAAGAAGCTTCCCAGTTGGCTTCCGCGCTGGGTGCTGCAAGTGACCGGCGTTGCGGCATGCATCCTGCCTTGCACGCTCAGTATCTACTTGCTGACCACACAAGCCGGTGCGCCACCATTTTGGGAAGACAGCGAGCGCCTCAATGGCTTTTTCATGGTCACTGTCACAGGACTCTTGATTGGGCCCTGGGTCGCTTTGGCTGCCTTGGTTCGACAGAAGGATGCCTTGGCGCGCCACCAAGCGTTGACCTTTGAAGTTCAACGCATCGACTTGGAACGCCAAGCCCTCGATGCCAAGCTGCAACTCCTGCAGCGCCAGGTCGCGCCGCATTTTTTGTTCAACACGCTTGCTAATGTGCAGGCTCTCATTGAAGTCCAATCTCCTCAAGCGCCAGCACTGATGCGAAACCTCATTGCCTACTTTAGGGCAGCAGTCCCACGCTTGAACGATGCCAGTACGACACTGGATGAGGAAGTTGCGCTCACCCAGGCCTATCTGGAACTCATGCACATGAGAATGCCCGACCGGCTGAGCTACACCTTTGACGTTCAAATTGGCTCCGAAGAGAAAATTCACTGCCCCAGCCTAGCGCTTTTGACGCTGGTCGAAAATGCTGTCAAGCACGGCATCGATCCTTGTGAGGACGGCGGGCGCATCGACATCCGTGCGTGGTCTACTGATACCCACTGGTATTTGGCCGTCGAAGACACGGGCGCTGGGCTGGATGCGTCCCAGCCAGGCTTGGGCACTGGGCTTTCGACCTTGCGCGATCGTTTGAGGCTTGCCTTCGGTGAGCAAGCGAGACTAACGCTGGCCGGACGAGCCCCGCACGGTACGGTGGCCGAAATCGTCCTGCCACGCGGGCGGCCATCATGA
- a CDS encoding DUF2306 domain-containing protein, with the protein MSLPASLISTSSQAVTRDKPSSGQPALRITAIGWVVSAAAGQLIFAAYIASFYGRSTLSGHPERWNEVMNRGFVAGDHTFNWVLGVHLLMALAIILGAPLQLFPAVRRHLPAFHRWNGRLYMVMASTLALGGLSLVWIRAGVAGDLTQHLGTSLNAALILWFVIEAWRSARRRAIEPHRRWALRLFLAVSGVWFFRIGLMLWLALNQSPVGFDPKTFTGPTLSALSFLQTLLPLGILQGYFYAQRTIHPPLRWVVVATLFLATLATLAGSAAATMILWWPNMTSTG; encoded by the coding sequence ATGTCGCTGCCCGCTTCTTTGATTTCAACCTCGTCCCAAGCCGTTACCCGGGACAAGCCTAGCTCCGGTCAGCCAGCCCTACGGATTACTGCCATCGGTTGGGTCGTGAGTGCCGCAGCGGGGCAGCTCATCTTTGCCGCCTACATCGCAAGCTTCTACGGTCGCTCCACACTTTCAGGCCACCCCGAGCGCTGGAACGAGGTCATGAACCGAGGGTTCGTCGCTGGCGACCACACCTTCAACTGGGTCTTGGGCGTCCATCTTTTAATGGCGCTTGCCATCATCCTGGGCGCGCCGCTCCAACTTTTCCCCGCCGTACGGCGCCACCTCCCTGCCTTCCACCGTTGGAACGGCAGGCTCTACATGGTCATGGCGTCTACCCTTGCCTTGGGTGGACTGTCACTTGTCTGGATCCGCGCTGGGGTGGCCGGTGACTTAACGCAGCACCTAGGCACAAGCCTCAATGCTGCCTTAATCTTGTGGTTTGTCATCGAGGCTTGGCGCAGCGCCCGCCGCCGAGCCATCGAGCCGCACCGGCGCTGGGCATTGCGGCTCTTTCTGGCGGTCAGTGGCGTTTGGTTCTTCCGTATCGGACTCATGCTCTGGCTTGCGCTTAACCAGTCCCCCGTGGGCTTTGATCCCAAAACCTTCACCGGCCCGACGCTGAGTGCTTTGTCCTTCCTGCAAACGCTCCTGCCGCTTGGCATTTTACAGGGCTACTTCTATGCGCAGCGAACAATCCATCCCCCCCTACGCTGGGTAGTTGTGGCAACGCTTTTTTTGGCAACATTGGCCACGTTGGCAGGGAGCGCCGCCGCCACAATGATCCTGTGGTGGCCCAACATGACTTCGACCGGATGA
- a CDS encoding IS5 family transposase — protein MQLSFGDAEYNGKRKQTRRERLLAEMDQVVPWKDLLALIAPHYPKSGHPGRQPYPLETMLRIHFLQQWYALSDPGAEEALYDTASMRRFARIGGLDEVPDETTILNFRRLLETHDLARTLFNRVNAHLSRKGQSLRGGTIVDATIIAAPSSTKNKNGERDPEMHQTKKGNQYYFGMKAHIGVDDESGLVHHLECTAANAADITQAHKLLHGKEDTVCGDSGYTGLAKREEMASKRKLRYLIAEKPSKLKQIKSKRELKWAQRWEHAKASLRAKVEHPFRVIKRQFGYVKVRYRGLAKNTAQVLTLFALSNLWLKRKQLLPVVGRVCL, from the coding sequence ATGCAATTGTCTTTCGGCGACGCGGAGTACAACGGCAAGCGCAAGCAGACGCGGCGCGAAAGGTTGCTGGCCGAGATGGATCAGGTGGTGCCGTGGAAAGACCTGCTGGCGCTGATCGCGCCGCACTATCCGAAGTCGGGCCATCCGGGCCGTCAGCCGTACCCGCTGGAGACAATGCTGCGCATCCACTTTCTGCAGCAGTGGTACGCACTGAGCGACCCGGGCGCGGAAGAAGCCTTGTACGACACGGCGTCGATGCGCCGTTTCGCCAGGATCGGCGGGTTGGATGAGGTGCCGGACGAGACCACGATCCTCAACTTCCGCCGGTTGCTGGAGACGCACGATCTGGCGCGCACGCTGTTCAACCGGGTCAACGCGCACCTATCGCGCAAGGGCCAGAGCCTGCGCGGCGGCACCATCGTGGACGCCACGATCATTGCCGCGCCCAGCTCGACCAAGAACAAGAACGGCGAGCGCGACCCGGAAATGCACCAGACCAAGAAGGGCAATCAGTACTACTTCGGGATGAAAGCGCACATCGGCGTGGACGATGAGTCCGGGCTGGTGCACCACTTGGAATGCACGGCGGCCAACGCCGCAGATATCACCCAGGCGCACAAGCTGCTGCACGGCAAGGAAGACACGGTATGCGGCGACAGCGGCTACACCGGGCTGGCCAAGCGCGAGGAGATGGCGAGCAAGCGCAAGCTGCGCTATCTGATCGCGGAGAAGCCCTCGAAGCTGAAGCAGATCAAGAGCAAGCGCGAATTGAAGTGGGCACAGCGCTGGGAGCACGCCAAGGCCAGCCTGAGGGCGAAGGTGGAGCATCCGTTCCGGGTGATCAAGCGCCAGTTTGGCTACGTCAAGGTGCGCTATCGCGGCCTGGCGAAGAACACGGCGCAAGTGCTGACGCTGTTTGCGCTGTCGAACCTGTGGCTGAAGCGAAAGCAGTTGCTGCCTGTCGTGGGGAGGGTGTGCCTGTAA
- a CDS encoding IS3 family transposase: protein MAESFFATLKNEEATGVYETKAAAHAAIARYIHGFYNPTRLHSALGYLSPNDYARKMKHAA from the coding sequence GTGGCCGAGAGCTTCTTCGCCACGCTCAAGAACGAAGAGGCGACCGGCGTGTACGAAACCAAGGCGGCCGCCCACGCCGCTATCGCCCGCTACATCCACGGCTTCTACAATCCCACCCGCCTGCACTCGGCGCTTGGCTACCTGTCGCCCAACGACTACGCCAGGAAAATGAAGCACGCCGCTTGA
- the ggt gene encoding gamma-glutamyltransferase, whose amino-acid sequence MSCPLPSAHSPSSRRTRWAALLLLLVLPPTLADAPATREVPNTAPRKGNVDDARGYQPIHHPLRTTGGVVVSQSRPASEVGVRILREGGNAIDAAVAVGLAEAVTLPRAGNLGGGGALVIYLARENRTTAFDYYGSAPAATTPKLLLGRDGKPERRASISWKGVAVPGTVAAFHQAHRKYGKLPWAQVVQPSIELAEQGVRLSDDEAMIFDWAKPTLSRTPETRAQFFKPDGSSYAAGETLRQPDLAWSLREIARDGADAFYTGEIAKRIVAASRRNGGILTARDLADYRVRELEPVRSTYRGVQLALAPSPSSGATLAQLLNLIEPFPLAPTDAGSAKAYHLIAEATRLAGADRSAFAGGPPQHTAPSEQLLDKGYARQRAALISPERTLPANAVKAGDLRAHESPDTTHYSVVDAEGNAVGNTYTLSNNFGAAVIAPGTGILLNNSLGNFAWGGPADSPNAPAPGKRLATTIAPFIAFKNGKPWIVAGTPGGGSIISALAQFVVNVVDFKLNIAEAAARPRINTARDGTISYELALSPDTLDRLEALGHKVEPFITQTSIQSIELAPDGSAFGSADPRRPDSAAVGVHEYR is encoded by the coding sequence ATGTCCTGCCCCCTCCCGTCTGCGCATTCACCGTCCTCCCGCCGCACGCGTTGGGCCGCGCTGCTGTTGCTGCTGGTGCTGCCGCCGACACTCGCCGACGCACCGGCCACGCGCGAAGTGCCCAATACCGCGCCTCGCAAGGGCAACGTGGACGATGCACGCGGCTACCAGCCGATCCACCACCCGCTGCGCACCACCGGCGGCGTGGTGGTCAGCCAGAGCCGCCCGGCGTCCGAGGTGGGCGTGCGCATCCTGCGCGAAGGCGGCAATGCGATCGATGCAGCCGTCGCCGTCGGCCTGGCCGAGGCGGTGACCTTGCCGCGCGCGGGCAACCTGGGCGGTGGCGGCGCGCTGGTGATCTACCTGGCAAGGGAAAACCGCACCACGGCATTCGACTACTACGGTTCGGCGCCGGCAGCGACCACGCCGAAGCTGCTGCTGGGGCGCGATGGCAAACCCGAGCGCAGGGCATCGATCTCCTGGAAGGGCGTCGCCGTGCCGGGCACCGTGGCGGCTTTCCACCAGGCACACCGGAAGTACGGCAAGCTGCCGTGGGCGCAGGTGGTGCAGCCGTCCATCGAACTGGCCGAACAGGGCGTACGCCTGTCCGACGACGAGGCGATGATCTTCGACTGGGCAAAGCCCACGCTGTCGCGCACGCCGGAAACCCGCGCGCAGTTCTTCAAGCCCGACGGCAGCAGCTATGCCGCGGGCGAGACACTGCGCCAGCCCGACCTGGCGTGGTCGCTGCGCGAGATCGCGCGCGATGGCGCCGATGCGTTCTACACCGGCGAGATCGCCAAGCGGATCGTCGCCGCCAGCCGCAGGAACGGCGGCATCCTCACCGCCAGGGACCTGGCCGATTACCGCGTGCGTGAACTGGAGCCGGTACGTTCGACCTATCGCGGCGTGCAGCTGGCACTGGCGCCGTCGCCGTCGTCGGGCGCCACGCTGGCGCAGTTGCTGAACCTGATCGAGCCGTTCCCACTGGCTCCCACCGATGCCGGCAGCGCCAAGGCGTATCACCTGATCGCCGAAGCCACGCGCCTTGCTGGAGCCGACCGCAGCGCATTCGCCGGTGGCCCACCGCAGCACACCGCACCCAGCGAACAGTTGCTCGACAAGGGTTACGCACGCCAGCGCGCCGCGCTGATCTCGCCCGAGCGCACGTTGCCGGCCAATGCGGTGAAGGCCGGAGACCTGCGCGCGCACGAGAGCCCGGACACCACCCACTACTCGGTGGTCGATGCCGAGGGCAACGCGGTCGGCAACACCTACACGTTGAGCAACAATTTCGGCGCCGCCGTCATTGCGCCGGGTACCGGCATCCTGCTCAACAATTCGCTGGGCAACTTCGCCTGGGGCGGGCCGGCCGATTCGCCGAATGCCCCCGCGCCGGGCAAGCGGCTGGCGACCACCATCGCTCCGTTCATCGCCTTCAAGAACGGCAAGCCATGGATCGTTGCCGGCACCCCGGGCGGCGGCTCGATCATTTCCGCGCTGGCGCAGTTCGTGGTGAACGTAGTGGACTTCAAGCTCAACATCGCCGAAGCCGCCGCGCGCCCGCGGATCAACACTGCACGCGATGGCACCATTTCCTACGAACTGGCACTGTCGCCCGATACGCTGGACCGGCTCGAAGCGCTCGGCCACAAGGTCGAGCCGTTCATCACCCAGACCAGCATCCAGTCCATCGAACTGGCGCCGGATGGGTCGGCGTTCGGATCGGCCGATCCACGCCGCCCGGATTCGGCAGCAGTGGGGGTGCACGAGTACCGTTGA